A single window of Flagellimonas maritima DNA harbors:
- the lysS gene encoding lysine--tRNA ligase: protein MQLSEQEIVRREKLTKLRELGINPYPAALYPVDATSQSIKNDFEEGKRVVISGRLMSRRIQGKASFAELQDSEGRIQVYFNRDEICPNDDKTQYNEVYKKLLDIGDIIGIEGELFMTQVGEKTVMVKKFSLLSKALRPLPLPKVDGDGNIYDEFNDPELRYRQRYVDLVVNPSVKETFVKRTKITNSIREFYNEKGYLEVETPILQPIPGGAAARPFLTHHNALNIPLYLRIANELYLKRLIVGGFDGVYEFSKDFRNEGMDRTHNPEFTVMELYVAYKDYNWMMDTTEQLLEKIALDATGSTKVTVGENEIEFKAPYARVPILEAIKIHTDHDVAGMDEEELREVAKKLGIEVDETMGIGKLIDEIFGEKCEHHYVQPTFIIDYPKEMSPLTKEHRNNPALTERFELMVNGKELANAYSELNDPIDQRERFEEQLRLSEKGDDEAMFIDQDFLRALEYGMPPTSGIGIGIDRLVMLMTNNSSIQEVLFFPQMRPEKKQVELTEEEKTIMDILKTEEEMLLSELKTKAGLSGKKWDKSTKNLSKLGVFAVEKRNDGLFAKKLMAN from the coding sequence ATGCAACTATCGGAACAAGAAATCGTTCGAAGGGAAAAATTGACCAAACTAAGGGAATTAGGGATAAATCCCTACCCTGCTGCGCTTTATCCAGTTGATGCTACCTCGCAAAGCATCAAAAATGATTTTGAAGAGGGAAAACGGGTAGTGATTTCTGGAAGGTTGATGTCAAGAAGAATTCAGGGCAAAGCTTCTTTCGCAGAACTTCAGGATAGCGAAGGTCGTATACAGGTCTACTTCAACCGTGATGAAATCTGCCCAAATGACGATAAAACCCAGTATAATGAAGTCTATAAAAAGTTACTGGATATTGGAGACATTATTGGGATAGAGGGTGAACTTTTCATGACACAAGTGGGTGAAAAAACCGTGATGGTCAAAAAATTTAGCTTACTGAGCAAAGCATTACGTCCACTGCCCTTGCCCAAAGTAGATGGAGATGGCAACATTTATGATGAGTTCAATGATCCGGAATTGCGCTATCGTCAACGCTATGTTGATTTAGTGGTGAATCCATCAGTTAAAGAGACTTTTGTAAAGCGTACGAAGATTACAAACAGTATTCGCGAATTTTATAATGAAAAAGGTTATCTAGAGGTGGAAACTCCTATTTTACAACCGATTCCCGGGGGCGCTGCTGCCAGACCTTTTTTAACACACCATAATGCCCTGAACATTCCTTTGTATTTGAGAATTGCCAATGAACTTTATTTAAAACGGTTAATTGTAGGTGGTTTTGATGGTGTTTATGAATTCTCAAAGGATTTTAGAAACGAAGGTATGGATCGTACCCATAATCCAGAATTTACCGTCATGGAATTGTATGTAGCTTACAAGGACTATAATTGGATGATGGACACAACGGAACAACTTTTGGAAAAAATTGCTTTGGATGCCACTGGCAGTACCAAAGTAACAGTGGGGGAGAATGAAATAGAGTTCAAGGCCCCATACGCACGTGTTCCTATTTTGGAAGCTATTAAAATACACACAGACCATGATGTCGCTGGAATGGATGAAGAAGAGCTTCGTGAAGTGGCCAAAAAACTCGGTATCGAAGTTGATGAAACTATGGGTATTGGTAAATTGATAGATGAGATTTTTGGGGAAAAGTGTGAGCATCACTACGTACAACCTACATTCATCATAGATTATCCAAAAGAAATGAGTCCACTTACCAAAGAACACCGTAATAATCCGGCACTGACCGAACGCTTTGAGCTAATGGTCAATGGAAAGGAATTGGCAAATGCCTATTCTGAACTTAATGATCCGATCGATCAGCGGGAACGTTTTGAAGAGCAACTAAGACTATCGGAAAAAGGGGATGATGAGGCCATGTTCATTGACCAGGATTTTTTACGAGCTCTTGAATATGGAATGCCCCCAACTTCTGGAATAGGTATTGGTATTGATCGTTTGGTAATGCTCATGACCAACAATTCATCCATCCAAGAAGTATTGTTTTTCCCCCAAATGAGACCTGAGAAAAAACAGGTCGAGCTTACCGAAGAAGAGAAAACAATAATGGATATTTTAAAAACCGAGGAAGAAATGCTGCTTTCAGAACTTAAAACAAAAGCTGGACTGAGCGGTAAAAAATGGGACAAAAGCACCAAAAATCTTTCAAAACTTGGCGTATTTGCCGTAGAAAAACGTAATGATGGTCTTTTTGCAAAAAAGTTAATGGCAAATTGA
- a CDS encoding SLC13 family permease, giving the protein MEKSKIAGLILGPVVFLILLNLPFNIVSEKGDPVISVTVWMLIWWITEAVSISVTALLPLLLFPLLKILPIADVGANYGSPIVFLFFGGFVMALALEKVNLHKRIALNIIKLTGTTPNKVILGFMIATASLSMWISNTASTVVMLPIALSVISLLIDDEDGFTKNDKNFSLSVMLGIAFSANAGGIATVIGTPPNSVLIGLLENEYNIEISFLKWMTLGLPFSIVMIGISYLVLVKWMFPNKDLKFNASKEVIQIELQKLGPTSGKEKLVLAIFAVTVSLWIFRTLINSIFPNLGLTDTMISILAAISLFAIPYNIKKGDFLIHWKDTSKLAWGILILFGGGLALAKGMSSSGIVDMVAVAIAGSDISIILTAALLILLMLFMTELMSNVALIAVLAPVVAGIAIGLDIPILYLLIPVTMASSCAFMLPMATPPNAIVFASGYVKVSQMAKVGIILNLISVGLLILVFQFVVPLLF; this is encoded by the coding sequence ATGGAAAAATCAAAAATAGCGGGACTCATTCTTGGTCCCGTTGTATTTCTTATACTGCTCAACTTACCTTTTAACATAGTTTCAGAAAAAGGAGACCCCGTAATTTCCGTTACGGTCTGGATGTTGATTTGGTGGATTACCGAAGCCGTTTCCATATCCGTAACTGCACTTTTGCCCTTATTGCTATTTCCGTTGCTAAAAATACTGCCAATCGCGGATGTGGGCGCCAATTACGGAAGCCCGATAGTATTTCTCTTTTTCGGTGGATTTGTCATGGCATTGGCGTTGGAAAAAGTGAATTTGCATAAAAGAATAGCACTAAATATCATAAAACTTACGGGCACCACTCCCAATAAAGTAATTCTTGGGTTTATGATTGCGACAGCATCTTTGAGTATGTGGATAAGCAATACTGCTAGTACCGTAGTAATGCTTCCCATAGCATTATCTGTAATCAGCTTGTTGATAGACGATGAAGATGGATTCACAAAAAATGATAAGAATTTCTCATTGAGCGTAATGCTGGGTATAGCGTTTTCAGCAAATGCTGGCGGAATTGCAACGGTTATCGGTACCCCACCAAATTCAGTATTGATCGGACTCTTGGAAAATGAGTACAATATTGAAATCTCTTTTTTAAAATGGATGACGTTGGGGCTCCCTTTTTCAATAGTAATGATAGGAATAAGTTATCTGGTCTTGGTCAAATGGATGTTCCCCAACAAAGATTTAAAATTCAATGCATCAAAGGAGGTAATTCAAATAGAGCTGCAAAAATTGGGGCCAACATCAGGAAAGGAAAAATTGGTTCTTGCAATTTTTGCGGTCACGGTTTCCCTATGGATTTTTAGGACTTTGATCAACAGTATTTTTCCGAATCTGGGACTTACAGATACCATGATCAGTATCCTTGCCGCAATTTCTCTCTTTGCAATACCTTACAATATAAAAAAGGGTGATTTTCTGATTCATTGGAAAGATACTTCGAAATTGGCGTGGGGCATACTCATACTTTTTGGAGGCGGGCTGGCATTGGCCAAAGGTATGTCATCAAGTGGAATAGTGGATATGGTAGCAGTAGCGATAGCAGGGAGCGATATCAGTATCATACTTACCGCAGCGCTATTGATTCTTTTAATGCTTTTTATGACCGAACTTATGAGCAATGTTGCTCTTATAGCAGTTTTAGCACCTGTAGTTGCAGGTATTGCAATAGGGTTGGACATTCCCATACTCTATTTACTGATTCCCGTTACCATGGCAAGTAGTTGCGCTTTTATGCTGCCCATGGCCACTCCGCCAAATGCCATTGTCTTTGCCAGTGGCTATGTAAAAGTTTCTCAAATGGCCAAGGTTGGCATTATATTGAACCTTATATCAGTTGGATTACTGATTCTTGTATTTCAGTTTGTGGTACCATTGCTATTTTAA
- a CDS encoding zinc-dependent metalloprotease has protein sequence MIQKLLPKVLFFILLVGTFQSSEAQLFKKKKKKTEQKAEDKLKKDAIKPYHKVITEDAKTDEGLFKVHEVADKHYYEIPDSLFSREMLMVSRISKTATGIGFGGGKINTQVLRWEKKPKKVLLRVVSYGNYAADSLPVHEAVVNSNFEPVLFAFDIKAFNKKDSLNPATVIEVDPLFSKDVNAIGMPESSRKRYKVSRLDNDRSYIESIKSYPLNVEARHVKTYVAKEPPSNQSMGSISLEINNSMILLPKEPMKRRYFDKRVGWFARGQVDYGLDAQESKTVRYLDRWRLEVKDEDLAKYRAGELVEPKKPIIYYVDRATPKKWVPFIKQGIEDWQVAFEAAGFKNAILAKDPPTKEEDPEWSPEDIRYSVVRYLASPIPNANGPHVSDPRSGEILESDINWYHNVMTLLRNWYFVQTAAINPEARSVAFKDEIMGRLIRFVSAHEVGHTLGLPHNMGSSVAYPVDSLRSKEFTQKYGTAPSIMDYARFNYVAQPGDEGVALMPNIGIYDKYAIRWGYKPILDTSAKDEKPILNQWIKKHDNDPMYRFGHQQIGDIHDPSSQTEDLGDNAIKASLYGIANLKRIVPKLNEWTTEEGKDYEDLETLYGQVVNQYRRYMGHVANNIGGVYEYHKTADQDGAVYTHVGKEHQENCMVFLQEQLFKTPEWLIDQEIFNKIEYSGSVERIRAVQERYLNTVMHLGKMARLIENETINGDKAYTLLDMMTDMRRGIWSETQSGKSIDTYRRNLQKAHIDRLSYLMTAENQKKLPDFRGYRKSTIVNTSQSDIRSVARAELNNLKKDIRNGLNRISDRMSKYHLQDALDRIDMILDPR, from the coding sequence ATGATTCAAAAATTACTTCCAAAAGTCTTGTTCTTTATTTTATTGGTAGGAACTTTTCAAAGTTCCGAAGCCCAACTCTTCAAAAAGAAAAAAAAGAAGACCGAACAAAAAGCAGAGGATAAATTAAAAAAAGATGCAATTAAACCATATCACAAGGTAATTACAGAAGATGCAAAAACCGATGAGGGTCTTTTTAAAGTCCATGAAGTAGCCGATAAACATTATTATGAAATCCCTGATTCGTTGTTCAGTCGTGAAATGTTGATGGTGAGCCGTATATCAAAAACGGCGACAGGAATTGGTTTTGGCGGCGGAAAAATCAATACGCAAGTGTTGCGATGGGAGAAAAAACCAAAAAAAGTACTGCTGCGCGTCGTATCTTATGGAAACTATGCTGCAGATTCTTTACCCGTGCACGAAGCCGTGGTCAATTCCAATTTTGAACCTGTTCTCTTCGCTTTTGACATCAAAGCATTCAATAAGAAAGATTCCTTAAACCCAGCTACTGTAATTGAAGTCGACCCTTTGTTTTCCAAAGATGTGAACGCAATAGGTATGCCCGAAAGTTCCCGTAAAAGATACAAAGTAAGTCGTTTGGATAATGATCGTAGCTATATTGAATCTATCAAAAGCTATCCTTTAAATGTAGAAGCGCGACATGTAAAGACGTACGTTGCCAAAGAACCGCCCAGCAACCAGAGTATGGGTTCCATTTCTTTGGAAATCAATAATTCCATGATCTTATTGCCAAAAGAACCTATGAAGCGTAGGTATTTTGATAAACGCGTAGGTTGGTTTGCAAGAGGTCAAGTGGATTACGGATTGGATGCGCAAGAAAGTAAAACAGTACGCTACTTAGATCGTTGGAGGTTGGAAGTCAAAGATGAAGATCTGGCAAAGTACAGAGCTGGCGAGTTGGTGGAACCAAAAAAACCAATTATATATTATGTAGACCGTGCCACACCAAAAAAATGGGTTCCTTTTATTAAACAAGGAATTGAGGATTGGCAAGTAGCTTTTGAAGCTGCTGGATTCAAAAATGCCATTTTGGCAAAAGACCCACCAACTAAGGAAGAAGATCCTGAATGGTCACCAGAAGATATACGTTATTCTGTTGTCCGATATCTGGCCTCACCCATTCCCAACGCAAACGGACCACATGTAAGTGACCCCCGTAGTGGTGAAATTCTGGAATCCGATATCAATTGGTACCATAACGTAATGACGCTATTGCGAAACTGGTACTTTGTACAAACAGCGGCTATTAATCCAGAAGCCCGTAGCGTAGCTTTCAAGGATGAAATTATGGGACGATTAATTCGTTTTGTTTCTGCCCACGAGGTAGGGCACACACTTGGACTACCGCATAATATGGGGAGCAGCGTTGCCTATCCTGTAGATTCCTTGCGCTCTAAAGAGTTTACACAGAAATACGGTACCGCACCTTCCATTATGGATTATGCCAGATTTAACTACGTTGCCCAACCTGGTGATGAAGGGGTCGCTTTGATGCCGAACATCGGTATTTACGATAAGTATGCCATCCGATGGGGATACAAACCTATTCTGGATACTTCAGCAAAAGACGAAAAGCCAATATTGAACCAATGGATCAAAAAACATGATAATGACCCAATGTACCGTTTTGGCCATCAGCAAATTGGGGACATACACGACCCAAGCTCCCAAACAGAGGATCTGGGCGACAATGCTATTAAAGCAAGCCTTTATGGAATAGCAAATTTAAAACGCATCGTTCCAAAATTAAATGAATGGACTACGGAAGAAGGGAAGGATTATGAAGATTTAGAAACCCTATACGGGCAAGTAGTGAACCAATATCGAAGATACATGGGTCATGTCGCCAATAATATAGGAGGTGTCTATGAGTATCATAAAACCGCCGACCAAGATGGTGCAGTATACACACACGTTGGCAAAGAACATCAAGAGAACTGCATGGTTTTTCTACAAGAGCAACTTTTCAAGACCCCAGAGTGGTTGATCGATCAAGAAATTTTTAATAAAATTGAATACTCAGGTTCTGTGGAACGTATCCGCGCGGTGCAAGAACGTTATTTAAATACCGTAATGCACTTGGGCAAAATGGCACGGCTAATCGAGAACGAAACCATTAATGGGGACAAAGCATATACGCTTTTGGATATGATGACAGATATGCGACGTGGGATTTGGTCCGAAACCCAAAGTGGAAAATCAATAGATACGTATAGAAGGAACCTACAAAAAGCACATATAGACCGTTTGAGTTATTTGATGACCGCGGAGAATCAAAAAAAACTTCCTGATTTTAGAGGTTACAGAAAATCAACAATCGTAAATACAAGCCAATCGGATATTCGTTCTGTGGCAAGGGCCGAACTGAACAACTTGAAAAAAGACATCAGAAATGGCTTAAATCGAATTTCAGATAGAATGAGCAAATATCATCTTCAAGATGCTTTGGACCGAATTGATATGATTTTAGACCCCAGGTAA
- a CDS encoding SH3 domain-containing protein, whose translation MKTQFIIFILTTLFVFSLGTAQENYHCVWNECDFKAGDKVYMFGNNVKLRTAPDTKSKTLELLKIGEWVTIIEKTDFSWPYKGFDSPFYKVKYDDMTGYILGGLFSLERKTLNGTNYFFAYSKEGEKTFLDIRHIKNGDYIENRVQLANSGISIKTMNPMGLENLNGILYIDYHSEACGVEGGGVYFFAHDDGLFKAAELSEISEAGVYYYTEKFIFPDNENGIPGKIVFKKKIGEIYDETSNWTKTSFEERELSWVDGKLIPELREKISN comes from the coding sequence ATGAAGACACAATTTATAATATTCATCCTAACCACCTTGTTTGTTTTTTCTCTTGGCACGGCCCAAGAAAATTACCACTGCGTTTGGAACGAGTGTGATTTTAAAGCTGGCGACAAAGTATATATGTTCGGGAATAATGTGAAATTACGTACCGCGCCGGACACCAAATCCAAAACCCTTGAACTTTTGAAAATAGGCGAATGGGTCACAATCATTGAGAAAACAGACTTCTCTTGGCCCTACAAAGGTTTTGATTCTCCTTTTTACAAAGTAAAGTATGATGATATGACAGGTTATATTCTTGGCGGTCTATTCTCTTTGGAAAGGAAAACCCTCAATGGAACAAATTATTTTTTTGCATATTCCAAAGAAGGTGAAAAGACTTTTTTGGATATCAGGCATATAAAGAATGGTGATTATATTGAAAACAGAGTACAGTTGGCGAATTCGGGCATAAGCATCAAGACTATGAATCCTATGGGATTAGAAAATCTGAACGGAATTCTTTATATCGATTATCATTCTGAAGCCTGTGGTGTGGAAGGTGGCGGAGTTTATTTTTTTGCACACGACGATGGATTATTCAAGGCTGCTGAACTATCTGAAATCTCAGAAGCCGGGGTTTATTATTACACCGAAAAATTTATTTTTCCTGATAACGAAAATGGTATTCCCGGAAAGATAGTCTTCAAAAAAAAAATAGGCGAGATTTACGATGAAACTTCCAATTGGACCAAAACATCTTTCGAGGAAAGGGAACTGAGTTGGGTAGACGGAAAATTGATTCCAGAACTTAGGGAGAAAATTTCCAATTAG
- a CDS encoding transcriptional regulator, translating to MNATISIITGDIIDSRKVKPETWLPDLKKILDAYGKEPTNWEVYRGDSFQLEVSPEIVLEAAIHIKATLKQKKGLDVRMGIGLGKKDYDSEKITESNGSAFVYSGECFENLKKQTLALKSSMTSFDNTINLMLELAALTMDNWLPATSRVVKTALENPEANQKELAALLETTQSNISEALLRAGFEEVQKLIQFYKAQLTRT from the coding sequence ATGAATGCTACAATTTCAATCATAACTGGAGATATAATCGATTCACGGAAGGTGAAACCGGAAACTTGGTTGCCTGATTTAAAAAAGATTTTAGATGCGTATGGCAAGGAACCTACAAATTGGGAGGTTTATCGTGGGGATAGCTTTCAGTTGGAAGTTTCTCCAGAAATAGTCTTGGAGGCTGCAATCCATATAAAAGCAACCTTAAAGCAAAAAAAAGGATTGGACGTTAGAATGGGTATTGGACTAGGTAAAAAGGACTATGATTCAGAGAAAATTACCGAATCCAATGGTTCGGCATTCGTTTATTCCGGTGAATGCTTTGAAAATCTAAAAAAACAGACCTTGGCACTAAAATCGAGCATGACATCGTTCGATAATACGATCAACCTAATGCTAGAGCTGGCCGCTTTGACAATGGATAATTGGCTGCCGGCTACCTCAAGAGTCGTAAAAACTGCCTTGGAAAATCCCGAAGCCAATCAAAAAGAGTTGGCAGCATTGCTGGAAACGACCCAGAGCAATATTAGTGAAGCATTGTTAAGGGCAGGGTTTGAAGAAGTTCAAAAACTAATCCAATTTTATAAAGCCCAATTAACACGAACATGA
- a CDS encoding DUF3307 domain-containing protein, whose product MTLFALKLILAHFLGDFVFQPKHWVDDKLEKKAKSKYLYWHMAIHLTALILLLQFQYLGQILIIIISHYLIDLAKLAFTNAKNYRWLFVLDQLLHLLVIAILVYWVSPYTIELETLINKENLLLVTFLVFVTYVSGIVMRMLLAPYINEIANEEINEEGGSLKNAGTYIGILERLFVFGFILLNQWASIGLLITAKSVFRFGDLNKGKNRKLTEYVLIGTLLSFGLAILSGMLYKYLVVLI is encoded by the coding sequence ATGACCTTATTTGCACTTAAATTGATATTGGCCCATTTTCTGGGCGATTTTGTATTTCAGCCCAAACATTGGGTGGACGATAAATTGGAAAAAAAAGCAAAGTCCAAGTATCTCTACTGGCATATGGCAATACATCTTACCGCACTTATTTTGCTGCTACAGTTTCAGTACTTAGGGCAAATTCTTATCATTATCATAAGCCATTATCTCATCGATTTAGCAAAACTGGCATTTACAAATGCCAAAAATTACAGATGGCTATTCGTTTTAGACCAATTACTACATCTTTTGGTGATTGCGATTTTGGTATACTGGGTGAGCCCGTATACGATTGAACTTGAAACGCTTATCAATAAAGAAAACCTTCTTTTGGTCACTTTTTTGGTCTTTGTAACGTATGTTTCGGGAATAGTCATGCGGATGTTGCTCGCACCATATATCAACGAAATTGCCAATGAAGAAATCAATGAAGAAGGAGGTTCCCTAAAAAATGCAGGAACATATATTGGTATTTTAGAACGACTTTTTGTTTTTGGGTTTATCTTACTTAACCAATGGGCATCCATAGGTCTTTTAATAACGGCCAAATCCGTTTTTAGGTTTGGGGACCTTAATAAGGGGAAAAATAGAAAATTGACGGAGTATGTGCTTATTGGAACTTTATTAAGCTTTGGTTTGGCGATTTTATCAGGTATGCTTTATAAATATTTAGTTGTTTTGATCTAG
- a CDS encoding FMN-binding protein, translating to MAFLFLGFSLEKISPRLQEKLNNAVQSTFEVEAFELQHVAVAETINTKTTVELGQENLFRIIKGDEFIGYAYLGEAPSMKNVFDYVVLFNPDLSIKKSKVLIYREDYGRQIGSQRWLKQFIGKKSGDSVTYGEDVDAIAGATISAKSMTNAVDEVLSSMEILNEAKIL from the coding sequence ATGGCTTTTTTATTTTTGGGATTTTCGCTAGAAAAAATCTCTCCACGACTTCAGGAAAAATTGAACAACGCTGTACAATCTACTTTTGAAGTGGAAGCTTTTGAGCTTCAGCACGTAGCTGTAGCTGAAACTATTAATACCAAAACAACTGTTGAACTGGGTCAAGAAAACCTCTTCAGGATTATTAAAGGTGATGAATTTATCGGCTATGCCTATTTAGGGGAGGCGCCAAGTATGAAAAATGTATTTGACTACGTGGTTCTTTTTAATCCTGACCTGAGCATCAAAAAATCCAAAGTGCTTATCTATAGGGAAGATTATGGCAGACAAATCGGGAGCCAGCGTTGGTTGAAGCAGTTTATCGGCAAAAAATCCGGGGACAGTGTTACGTATGGTGAGGATGTGGATGCGATTGCAGGTGCAACGATTTCAGCAAAATCGATGACAAATGCTGTTGATGAGGTTTTATCATCAATGGAAATTTTGAACGAGGCCAAAATTTTATAA
- a CDS encoding DUF6607 family protein, with protein sequence MKRVTLFSILSFAFAFAAMAQNKKEQDRKAIKDMCGCYDITFKYTETFAPEIDYEKKMDYTASALELALPIVDEDNKISIQHLLVVNDTMVIKHWRQDWEYENQEIFHYDKENNWVFNTLPADEVKGQWTQKVYQVDDSPRYSGSATWIHADGKHYWENKSDSPLPRREYTKRSDYNVMLRGNRQEITDYGWVHEQDNDKVLRKDGEEDVLLAQEKGWNIYTKVADEKCQLAMDWWKEHNGFWANVRTSWDKIYDRQGDLTLARKVDEKPLFMHLYPLEKMNADSEKITAVLSKFVIDPKTVKGEAGK encoded by the coding sequence ATGAAACGTGTAACACTTTTTAGCATTTTAAGTTTTGCTTTTGCATTCGCAGCAATGGCTCAGAACAAAAAAGAACAGGACAGGAAAGCCATTAAGGATATGTGCGGCTGTTATGATATCACCTTTAAGTATACAGAAACATTTGCGCCCGAAATTGATTATGAAAAAAAGATGGATTATACTGCCAGTGCCCTAGAATTGGCATTGCCCATAGTTGACGAGGATAATAAAATATCCATTCAGCATCTTTTGGTGGTTAACGACACCATGGTCATCAAGCACTGGAGGCAAGATTGGGAATATGAAAATCAAGAGATTTTCCATTATGACAAGGAAAATAATTGGGTGTTCAACACTTTACCTGCTGATGAGGTAAAAGGGCAGTGGACTCAAAAAGTTTATCAAGTTGATGACAGTCCAAGATACTCCGGTTCGGCTACATGGATACATGCTGATGGAAAACACTATTGGGAAAACAAGTCTGATTCACCTCTACCAAGAAGGGAATACACAAAACGAAGTGATTACAATGTAATGTTACGTGGTAATCGCCAAGAAATTACCGATTATGGGTGGGTGCACGAGCAGGATAATGATAAGGTCTTGCGCAAAGATGGTGAAGAGGATGTGTTACTGGCCCAGGAAAAGGGATGGAATATCTACACTAAAGTGGCCGATGAAAAATGTCAGCTTGCTATGGACTGGTGGAAAGAGCATAACGGTTTTTGGGCAAACGTTAGAACTTCTTGGGATAAAATATACGATAGGCAAGGTGATTTGACCTTGGCAAGAAAAGTGGATGAAAAGCCTTTGTTCATGCACTTATATCCACTGGAAAAAATGAACGCCGACAGTGAAAAGATTACTGCCGTACTTTCAAAGTTTGTTATAGACCCAAAAACAGTGAAAGGTGAAGCTGGAAAGTAA